Part of the Cyanobacteria bacterium QS_8_64_29 genome is shown below.
GTTTTTGTTCCCCCAAACCTACCGCTTCCGCCTCGATGAGCTCACGCCGCAGCGGCTCGTGCGGGCCATGCTGGAGCGCTTTGAGCAAGAGGCCCTGCCGCTCTACCGGCAGCAGCGCGATCGCCACGGCCTCAGCCTGCGCGAATGGGTAACGCTGGCTAGCATCGTCGAGCGGGAAGCAGCGGTCGCGCGCGAGCGTCCCCGCATTGCCGGGGTTTTTCTCAATCGCTTGCGCCAGGGCATGCCGCTCCAGGCCGATCCCACCATCGAGTACGCGCTCGGGACGCGCCAAACGCCTGACAATCCCCTCACCGAGCGCCAAATCAGCACGCGATCGCCCTACAACACCTACCGCCAAACGGGGCTTCCCCCTACCCCCATTGCCAGTCCCGGCCTCGGAAGCCTCAAGGCGGTGCTGGCACCAGCCCAAACTGAGGACCTGTACTTTGTCGCCCGCTACGATGGGACCCACATCTTTAGCGAAACCCTGGCGGCGCATCGCGCTGCCAAACGTCGCGTTCGCCGCCGCCAAGATGCCCCCTAGCCGGCCCGGCGGCAAAACCGCGTCCACCCACTTGCCTGCAACCCACCATCGTGAACTGGACGGCCCTGCTACAGCCCGATGCAGTCCTTGACGGATCGGTCACCAGCTTGACCCCTGCGTTCCTGCAGCAGCACCGCTTGCAGGGCTTGATCTTGGATGTCGATCGCACCCTAGTGCCGCTCAACAGCCGCCGGGCCTCCGAGGAGCTCCAGCAATGGGTGGCCCAAGTGCGGCCCAACGTCCAGCTGTGGCTGGTGAGCAACAACCTGGGCGAAGCGCGCATTCGCAGCATTGCCAGCTCGCTGGAGCTGCCCTACCTGTCAGGGGCGGCCAAACCGTCGCGGCGCAAGCTGCGGCAGGCACTTGCGGGGATGGCCCTGCCGGCCGAGCGCGCGGCCATGGTCGGCGATCGCCTGTTTACGGACGTGCTGGCCGGCAACCGCTTGGGCCTGTTCACAATTTTGGTCGAGCCCGTGCGCGATCCGCACGCCGGCGACGCCCATCCCGTCCGGGACGCTGAAGTGTGGCTCTCGCAGCGTTTGGGCGTCTCGCTCGCCAGGGCCCGGTTGGAGTAACGCCGCCGCTGCGGCAGCGCCATGGCAGCAACAGTGGTTGTCAAAATTGGGACTTCCAGTGTGACACAAGCGGCCGGCGGCCAGCTCGCGCTCGCCACGCTTGCGGCGCTGGCCGAGCAGCTCACGCAGCTGCGGGCGAGCGGCTACCAGCCCATCCTGGTGTCCTCGGGGGCAGTGGGGATAGGCTGCGCCCGCTTGGGGATGGCCGAGCGGCCCCAGCGCATGCCGCTGCGGCAGGCAGTGGCCGCCGTGGGGCAGGGCCGCCTGATGCGCGTCTACGACGACTTTTTTACCAACCTGCAGCAGCCCATCGCCCAAGTCCTGCTGGCGCGCGGCGATCTGATCCGGCGCAACAGCTACCTCAACACCGACAACACTCTGCGAGAGCTGCTCGAGCTCGGCGTCATTCCCATCGTCAACGAAAACGACACCACGGCGGTAGAAGAGCTTAAATTCGGCGACAACGACACCCTCTCGGCCCTAGTAGCCAGCCTGGTGGAGGCCAAGTGGCTGCTGCTGCTTACCGATGTTGATGGCCTCTACTCGGCCGATCCGCGCCAGCACCCCGACGCGCAACCGCTGGCCCAGGTCGATCCCAAGCAGCTGGCTGCCCTGCAAGTTGAGGCCGGATCGGCCGGCTCGGTTTGGGGGACCGGGGGCATGGCAACCAAGCTCGCTGCCGCTCGCATTGCCACTGATGCCGGGGTTCGCACGGTCATTACCAACGGCCGCTCCCCCCAAAAACTCGCGCGCATCCTGGCCGGGGAGGCGATCGGCACGCAGTTTGAGCCCCTGCCGCGCACCGAGGCGCGCAAGCGCTGGATCGCCCATGGCCCCATTCCCCAGGGCACGCTGCATCTGGATTGCGGGGCTGTCACGGCCATTT
Proteins encoded:
- the mltG gene encoding endolytic transglycosylase MltG — encoded protein: MAPAAAPEAAQPLRVHIAAGTPAQRIGRKLEALGVIRSQWGWRAWLLWQQLTPGSASLQAGTYRLSPAQPLPAVAERIQSGDVLTVSIAIPPGESIRQMAARLEAQGHFSAQAFRQAARQVPSERYPWLPPDLPHLEGFLFPQTYRFRLDELTPQRLVRAMLERFEQEALPLYRQQRDRHGLSLREWVTLASIVEREAAVARERPRIAGVFLNRLRQGMPLQADPTIEYALGTRQTPDNPLTERQISTRSPYNTYRQTGLPPTPIASPGLGSLKAVLAPAQTEDLYFVARYDGTHIFSETLAAHRAAKRRVRRRQDAP
- a CDS encoding YqeG family HAD IIIA-type phosphatase, which produces MNWTALLQPDAVLDGSVTSLTPAFLQQHRLQGLILDVDRTLVPLNSRRASEELQQWVAQVRPNVQLWLVSNNLGEARIRSIASSLELPYLSGAAKPSRRKLRQALAGMALPAERAAMVGDRLFTDVLAGNRLGLFTILVEPVRDPHAGDAHPVRDAEVWLSQRLGVSLARARLE
- the proB gene encoding glutamate 5-kinase, which codes for MAATVVVKIGTSSVTQAAGGQLALATLAALAEQLTQLRASGYQPILVSSGAVGIGCARLGMAERPQRMPLRQAVAAVGQGRLMRVYDDFFTNLQQPIAQVLLARGDLIRRNSYLNTDNTLRELLELGVIPIVNENDTTAVEELKFGDNDTLSALVASLVEAKWLLLLTDVDGLYSADPRQHPDAQPLAQVDPKQLAALQVEAGSAGSVWGTGGMATKLAAARIATDAGVRTVITNGRSPQKLARILAGEAIGTQFEPLPRTEARKRWIAHGPIPQGTLHLDCGAVTAICERGKSLLAAGIAAVEGEFDASAVVRACDPQGNDIARGIANYSSREICQIAGQRSADIPAILGYTRAETVIHRDNLVVTAAEMT